In one Pseudomonas hydrolytica genomic region, the following are encoded:
- a CDS encoding efflux RND transporter permease subunit, with translation MTKHQHKPASFLERLIFNNRPAVILICLLISIFLFYQAAQVRPQTSFEKMIPLGHPYIQKMLEHRNDLSNLGNTVRISVEATEGDIFSKEYMETLRQVHDEVFYIPGVDRSGLKSLWSPSVRWTEVTEEGFAGGEVIPQTYDGSADSLEDLRSNILKSGQIGRLVANNFKSSIVDVPLLESYPDPEDQSKLIKLDYQKFSHELEEKIREKYEAQNPNVKVHIIGFAKKVGDLIDGLVGVALFFAVAIGITFVLLLWFTHCFKSTLAVVITTLIAVIWQLGLLHTLGFGLDPYSMLVPFLVFAIGISHGVQKINGIAMASGEATDALSAARMAFRQLFIPGLVALLSDAVGFVTLLLIDIGVIRELAIGASMGVAVIILTNLILLPVLISYIGIGKRAVKKSREEAAKDHPIWRAISNFAHPMVAPISVVIAVVALAGGVWYGQNLKIGDLDQGAPELHPDSRYNLDNDFVIRNYSTSSDVLVVMIKTGPEGCSTYDSLAAMDELMWKMENTEGVQSAISMVTVSKQVIKGMNEGNLKWETLSRNQDVLNNSIARAEGLYNADCSVAPVLVFLEDHKAETLSRAVAAAEEFAAQHNTDELQVVLAAGNAGIEAATNEVIAASETTMLIAVYAAVSIMCLLTFRSLAATLCVILPLVLTSVLGNALMAFMGIGVKVATLPVIALGVGIGVDYGIYIYSRLETYLRQGLSLQDAYYETLKSTGKAVLFTGVCLAIGVATWIFSAIKFQADMGLMLTFMFLWNMIGAIWLLPALARFLINPEKLRAKA, from the coding sequence ATGACCAAGCATCAACACAAGCCTGCCTCCTTTCTCGAGCGGCTGATTTTCAACAATCGCCCGGCGGTGATCCTGATCTGCCTGCTGATCAGCATCTTCCTGTTCTACCAGGCTGCCCAGGTACGCCCGCAGACCAGCTTCGAGAAGATGATTCCGCTGGGCCACCCCTACATCCAGAAGATGCTCGAGCACCGCAACGACCTGTCCAACCTGGGCAATACCGTGCGGATTTCGGTGGAGGCCACCGAGGGCGACATCTTCAGCAAGGAATACATGGAGACCCTGCGTCAGGTTCATGACGAGGTGTTCTACATCCCCGGCGTCGACCGTTCCGGTCTCAAGTCGCTGTGGAGCCCGAGCGTGCGCTGGACCGAAGTGACCGAAGAGGGCTTCGCAGGTGGCGAGGTGATTCCGCAGACCTACGACGGTTCCGCCGACAGCCTGGAAGACCTGCGCAGCAACATCCTCAAGTCCGGCCAGATCGGCCGTCTGGTGGCGAACAACTTCAAGTCCAGCATCGTCGACGTGCCGCTGCTGGAGTCCTATCCGGACCCGGAAGATCAGAGCAAGCTGATCAAGTTGGACTACCAGAAGTTCTCCCACGAGCTGGAAGAGAAGATTCGCGAGAAGTACGAGGCGCAGAATCCCAACGTCAAGGTGCACATCATCGGTTTCGCCAAGAAGGTCGGCGACCTGATCGATGGCCTGGTGGGCGTGGCGCTGTTCTTCGCCGTCGCCATCGGCATCACCTTCGTGCTGCTGCTGTGGTTCACCCACTGCTTCAAGAGCACCCTGGCCGTGGTGATCACCACCCTGATCGCGGTGATCTGGCAGCTCGGCCTGCTGCACACCCTGGGCTTCGGTCTCGATCCCTATTCGATGCTGGTGCCGTTCCTGGTGTTCGCCATCGGTATCTCCCACGGGGTGCAGAAGATCAACGGCATCGCCATGGCCTCGGGCGAAGCGACCGACGCGCTTTCCGCTGCGCGCATGGCCTTCCGTCAGCTGTTCATCCCCGGCCTGGTGGCGCTGCTGTCCGACGCCGTGGGTTTCGTCACCCTGCTGCTGATCGACATCGGCGTGATTCGCGAGCTGGCCATCGGCGCCTCGATGGGCGTGGCGGTGATCATCCTCACCAACCTGATCCTGCTGCCGGTACTGATTTCCTACATCGGCATCGGCAAGCGTGCGGTGAAGAAGAGTCGTGAGGAGGCTGCCAAGGATCATCCGATCTGGCGCGCCATTTCCAACTTCGCTCACCCGATGGTGGCACCGATCTCCGTGGTCATCGCCGTCGTGGCGCTGGCTGGTGGCGTCTGGTACGGACAGAACCTGAAGATCGGCGACCTCGACCAGGGCGCGCCGGAACTGCATCCGGATTCGCGCTACAACCTGGACAACGACTTCGTCATCCGCAACTACTCGACCAGTTCCGACGTGCTGGTGGTGATGATCAAGACCGGCCCCGAGGGCTGCTCCACCTATGACAGCCTGGCCGCGATGGACGAGCTGATGTGGAAGATGGAGAACACCGAGGGCGTGCAGTCGGCCATCTCCATGGTCACCGTGTCCAAGCAGGTGATCAAGGGCATGAACGAGGGCAACCTGAAATGGGAAACCCTGTCGCGCAACCAGGACGTGCTGAACAACTCCATCGCCCGTGCCGAAGGCCTGTACAACGCCGACTGCTCGGTGGCGCCGGTGCTGGTGTTCCTCGAGGATCACAAGGCCGAGACCCTGTCGCGCGCGGTAGCCGCGGCCGAGGAGTTCGCCGCGCAGCACAACACCGACGAGCTGCAGGTGGTGCTGGCGGCCGGTAACGCCGGTATCGAGGCGGCCACCAACGAGGTGATCGCCGCGTCCGAGACCACCATGCTGATCGCCGTGTATGCCGCGGTGAGCATCATGTGCCTGCTGACCTTCCGTTCGCTGGCCGCGACCCTCTGCGTGATCCTGCCGCTGGTGTTGACCTCGGTGCTGGGCAACGCGCTGATGGCCTTCATGGGCATCGGCGTCAAGGTCGCCACCCTGCCGGTGATCGCCCTGGGCGTGGGTATCGGTGTGGACTATGGCATCTACATCTACAGCCGTCTGGAGACCTACCTGCGTCAGGGGCTGTCGCTGCAGGACGCCTACTACGAGACGCTCAAGTCCACCGGTAAGGCGGTGCTGTTCACCGGCGTCTGCCTGGCCATCGGCGTGGCGACCTGGATCTTCTCGGCGATCAAGTTCCAGGCCGACATGGGCCTGATGCTGACCTTCATGTTCCTCTGGAACATGATCGGCGCGATCTGGCTGCTGCCGGCCCTGGCCCGCTTCCTGATCAACCCGGAGAAGCTGCGCGCCAAGGCCTGA
- a CDS encoding BatD family protein — protein MKRLAILLLLLVAGQASAEAFFASVDRTRLSEGETVVLTLESTDPTRFGRPDLSPLDEHFEIVGSRQVNRLSSIGDTPRASTRWILTLQPRRSGEVVIPPIRLEDAETLPITLQVEAAGDRGNGEKLAPVFIDASLDQDSVYVQAQAVLTLRIYHSVSMYDDNSLTPLQMKDARIEQLGEPRTYEKSIGGVRHGVIELQYAIYPQRSGELVIPGQTFSATLVDRSGGSDFLPFGPRSGRVSRVKSPDIPLQVKAKPADYPADAPWLPARALGLAETWNPQPEQSQVGDSLTRRLILKVDGLSSAQLPPLPATQVEGLRRYPDQPQLSDQKSENGVIGTREEREALVPSRSGSFDLPPLEVVWWNTQTDSLERTTLSPRTLQVAENPQLQNEEQPNTPMVTTQVIEGPELWPWQLACALLSLSTLLGFGLWWHARRQPAIQRAAQSGPSPRTLLDDIKRACQTGDAQATRHALDAWARQQPETLADMAARYVPLSDALDGLNGALYSEVGQQWQGEELWKAIRNLPAAQEPSSTPQENGALPPLYPR, from the coding sequence ATGAAGCGTCTCGCCATCCTGCTTCTCCTACTGGTCGCGGGCCAGGCCAGCGCCGAAGCCTTCTTCGCCAGCGTCGACCGCACCCGCCTCAGCGAGGGCGAGACCGTGGTGCTGACCCTCGAATCCACCGACCCCACCCGCTTCGGCCGCCCCGACCTGAGCCCGCTGGACGAGCACTTCGAGATCGTCGGCAGCCGTCAGGTCAATCGCCTCAGCAGCATCGGCGATACGCCGCGCGCCAGCACGCGCTGGATCCTGACACTGCAGCCCAGGCGCAGTGGCGAGGTGGTGATTCCGCCGATTCGCCTGGAAGACGCCGAAACCCTGCCGATCACGCTGCAGGTCGAAGCGGCCGGCGACCGCGGCAACGGTGAGAAACTGGCCCCGGTGTTCATCGACGCCAGCCTCGATCAGGACAGCGTCTACGTGCAGGCCCAGGCCGTACTGACCCTGCGCATCTACCATTCGGTCTCGATGTATGACGACAACAGCCTGACCCCGCTGCAGATGAAGGATGCGCGCATCGAGCAACTCGGCGAGCCGCGCACCTACGAAAAAAGCATCGGCGGCGTGCGTCACGGCGTGATCGAACTGCAGTACGCCATCTACCCGCAGCGTAGCGGTGAGCTGGTCATTCCCGGCCAGACGTTCAGCGCCACCCTGGTCGACCGTTCCGGCGGCAGCGATTTCCTGCCCTTCGGCCCCCGTTCGGGTCGAGTGTCGCGAGTGAAGTCGCCGGACATCCCCCTGCAGGTCAAGGCCAAACCCGCCGACTACCCCGCCGACGCGCCCTGGTTGCCGGCTCGCGCCCTGGGCCTGGCGGAAACCTGGAACCCGCAACCGGAGCAGAGCCAGGTCGGCGACTCGCTGACCCGCCGCCTCATTCTCAAGGTCGACGGCCTCTCCAGCGCACAGCTGCCACCGCTACCGGCCACCCAGGTGGAAGGGCTGCGCCGGTATCCCGACCAGCCGCAACTGAGCGATCAGAAGAGCGAAAACGGCGTCATCGGCACCCGCGAGGAACGCGAGGCACTGGTGCCCAGCCGCAGCGGCAGCTTCGACCTGCCGCCGCTCGAAGTGGTGTGGTGGAACACCCAGACCGACAGCCTGGAGCGCACCACCCTGTCGCCGCGCACCCTGCAGGTCGCGGAGAACCCGCAACTGCAGAACGAGGAACAGCCCAACACGCCGATGGTGACGACTCAGGTGATCGAGGGTCCGGAGCTGTGGCCCTGGCAGCTGGCGTGCGCCCTGCTCAGCCTGAGCACCCTGCTCGGCTTCGGCCTGTGGTGGCACGCCCGTCGGCAACCGGCGATCCAGCGTGCAGCGCAGAGCGGGCCCAGCCCGCGCACCCTGCTCGACGACATCAAGCGTGCCTGCCAGACCGGCGATGCCCAGGCCACCCGGCACGCCCTGGACGCCTGGGCGCGCCAGCAACCCGAAACCCTGGCCGACATGGCGGCGCGCTACGTGCCGCTGTCGGATGCGCTGGACGGCCTCAACGGCGCGCTGTACAGCGAAGTGGGCCAGCAATGGCAGGGCGAGGAACTGTGGAAGGCGATCCGCAACCTGCCGGCCGCCCAGGAGCCGAGCAGTACGCCACAGGAAAATGGCGCGCTACCACCGCTCTATCCACGCTGA